From Veillonella dispar, one genomic window encodes:
- a CDS encoding branched-chain amino acid ABC transporter permease, protein MDLLNPYYLQIVMFFIINAIMGISIYFTLASGQLSLGAAGFMSVGAYVGAILSLKADLPIVVGIIIGGLVASLVAVIIGLPTTRLRGLYLAIATLGFGEVVRVIFLNLDITNGALGLSGIPSIPQELTNLAYELDIDGLMGIDAVAWGNLMAIIILLAILVLIIAFCVRINNSRVGRAFAAIKADDHAAELMGINVVYYKMMAFIIGAFIAGIGGGLYAHITNFINPTDFSYHKVVQILLFPVFGGSNVVWGSVLGSFILTLLPEVLRFLSDYRDIIYGALLVILMAVRPDGILTESMVDKISRKLGFKKAPYIPESQVLTERFEAYKRKQQEEKQG, encoded by the coding sequence ATGGATTTATTGAACCCGTATTATCTACAGATCGTGATGTTCTTCATCATCAATGCCATCATGGGTATCTCTATTTACTTTACACTTGCAAGTGGTCAGCTTTCTTTAGGGGCTGCTGGCTTTATGAGCGTTGGTGCATACGTAGGCGCTATCCTTTCTTTGAAGGCTGATTTGCCTATCGTTGTAGGCATTATCATTGGTGGCCTAGTTGCCAGTCTTGTAGCCGTTATTATCGGTTTACCAACAACACGTCTTCGCGGTTTATATCTTGCCATTGCTACTCTTGGTTTTGGCGAGGTGGTGCGTGTTATTTTCTTGAACTTGGATATTACTAATGGTGCATTAGGCCTTTCTGGTATTCCATCCATTCCTCAAGAATTAACAAACTTAGCCTATGAACTTGATATCGATGGTTTGATGGGTATTGATGCTGTTGCATGGGGCAACTTAATGGCTATCATTATCCTATTGGCAATCTTAGTATTGATTATTGCCTTCTGTGTACGCATTAATAATAGCCGTGTTGGTCGTGCCTTTGCAGCGATTAAGGCTGATGATCATGCAGCAGAATTAATGGGGATTAACGTTGTATACTACAAGATGATGGCCTTTATCATTGGTGCTTTCATCGCTGGTATTGGCGGTGGTTTGTATGCTCATATTACAAACTTTATCAATCCTACAGACTTTAGCTACCATAAGGTAGTACAAATCTTATTATTCCCTGTATTTGGTGGTTCTAATGTCGTATGGGGCTCCGTATTAGGTTCCTTTATTCTTACATTATTGCCAGAAGTATTGCGCTTCTTATCCGATTATCGGGACATCATCTACGGTGCATTGCTTGTTATCTTGATGGCAGTTCGCCCAGATGGTATTTTAACAGAATCTATGGTAGACAAAATTAGTCGTAAATTAGGCTTTAAAAAAGCTCCATATATTCCTGAATCACAAGTATTAACAGAACGTTTTGAAGCGTATAAACGCAAACAACAAGAAGAAAAACAAGGATAG
- a CDS encoding ABC transporter ATP-binding protein, with product MLLELNDVSKSFGGVAALTGISFGVKQGEVFGVIGPNGAGKTTLFNLITGVFPVSSGEIVFDGMSVVGIKPHRTVEMGIARTFQNIRLFGNMTALETVLTGMHCRTGSGFVASFLRTKRQRIEEERCRGIAYEFLKLVGLEDDAEEVATSLPYGKQRRLEIARALATHPQLILLDEPAAGMNDSETEALRQLIGKIRDLGITVVVIEHAMELMMNICDRLVVFNFGKKIAEGTPQEIQNNEAVIEAYLGKEEA from the coding sequence ATGCTATTAGAATTAAATGACGTAAGTAAAAGCTTTGGTGGCGTTGCAGCTCTCACCGGTATATCCTTTGGTGTAAAACAAGGTGAAGTGTTTGGTGTTATTGGTCCAAACGGTGCTGGTAAGACTACACTCTTTAACTTGATTACTGGTGTATTCCCTGTAAGTTCTGGTGAAATCGTATTTGATGGCATGTCTGTTGTAGGTATTAAGCCACATAGAACAGTTGAAATGGGTATAGCTCGTACATTCCAAAATATTCGTCTCTTTGGTAATATGACAGCTTTAGAAACTGTTTTAACAGGTATGCATTGCCGAACAGGTTCTGGTTTCGTTGCTAGTTTCTTAAGAACTAAACGCCAACGTATTGAAGAAGAACGTTGTCGTGGTATTGCTTATGAGTTTTTAAAGTTGGTAGGTCTTGAAGACGATGCTGAAGAGGTAGCTACATCTTTGCCATATGGTAAACAACGTCGCCTTGAAATTGCACGTGCCTTGGCAACGCATCCTCAATTAATTTTGCTCGATGAGCCAGCAGCAGGTATGAACGATAGTGAAACAGAAGCATTGCGCCAATTAATTGGTAAGATTCGCGATCTAGGTATTACTGTTGTCGTAATTGAACATGCTATGGAATTGATGATGAATATTTGTGACCGTTTGGTAGTATTCAACTTTGGTAAAAAGATTGCTGAAGGTACACCTCAAGAAATTCAAAACAATGAGGCTGTAATTGAAGCTTACTTAGGTAAAGAGGAGGCGTAA
- a CDS encoding ABC transporter ATP-binding protein → MLKLENIVAGYGHITALKNISLEVPQGSIVSLIGANGAGKSTTMKTIMGLVKPTSGKVLFEGQDITGHKTHQIVHGGISLVPEGRQILQDMSVYENLEMGAYIRNDNEIEADIKKVFKRFPILDERSYQLGGTLSGGQQQMLAIGRALMARPKLLLLDEPSMGLAPLVVNEIFETIKEISAEGTTVLLVEQNVRQALKIADYAYVLETGKMVLSGPADEVRHDPRVMEAYLGGRVE, encoded by the coding sequence ATGTTAAAGCTAGAAAACATCGTGGCTGGTTATGGACATATTACAGCCTTAAAAAATATTAGTTTAGAAGTACCTCAAGGCTCTATTGTATCCTTGATTGGTGCCAATGGTGCCGGTAAATCTACAACTATGAAAACCATCATGGGGCTTGTAAAACCAACATCTGGTAAAGTATTATTTGAAGGCCAAGATATTACTGGTCATAAAACACATCAAATTGTACATGGTGGTATTTCCTTGGTTCCTGAAGGTCGTCAAATTCTTCAAGATATGAGCGTTTATGAAAACCTAGAAATGGGTGCTTATATTCGTAACGATAATGAGATTGAAGCAGATATTAAAAAAGTATTTAAACGCTTCCCAATCCTTGACGAACGTAGTTACCAATTAGGTGGTACTCTATCTGGTGGTCAACAGCAAATGTTAGCTATTGGTCGTGCACTTATGGCACGTCCAAAGCTCTTACTATTGGATGAACCATCAATGGGTCTTGCACCATTAGTAGTAAATGAAATCTTTGAAACTATCAAAGAAATTAGTGCTGAAGGAACTACTGTTCTTTTGGTAGAACAAAATGTACGACAAGCATTGAAAATTGCTGATTACGCGTATGTATTGGAAACAGGTAAAATGGTATTATCTGGTCCAGCTGATGAAGTACGTCATGATCCTCGCGTTATGGAAGCATATTTAGGCGGTCGTGTTGAATAA
- a CDS encoding branched-chain amino acid ABC transporter permease — MFLQQLVNGLTLGSLYAVLAIGLTLVFGVLNIINMAHGGIFMIGAFVGLFMVTVFDVNIFVALIVAMAVGAILGYLLEFVALRPLRKKKVSHLAPLISTIGVSIFLESLALLLWGPQTRSFPPDYIGGLIDFGAFKISMVQIIGLGVSVVLMLILNVVIKKTKIGKAIRAVSMSTETAALLGINPTMIISVTVMIASALGAAAGVLVGLSFNAIEPTMGVIIGFKGLAVLILGGLGNITGAMVGGFILGVAEIFSVAYGASTFRDAVAFGLIILLLFWRPQGLFGSKDKGGRP, encoded by the coding sequence GTGTTTTTACAACAATTAGTTAACGGGTTAACCCTCGGTAGCTTATATGCTGTACTCGCTATTGGCTTAACACTTGTGTTTGGCGTTTTAAATATCATCAACATGGCACACGGAGGCATCTTTATGATAGGTGCCTTCGTTGGTCTTTTTATGGTAACTGTTTTTGACGTTAACATTTTTGTAGCCCTTATCGTAGCTATGGCTGTCGGTGCTATCCTCGGTTATCTTTTAGAATTTGTGGCGCTTCGTCCACTCCGCAAGAAAAAGGTGTCTCACTTGGCACCACTTATTAGTACCATTGGTGTTTCTATTTTCCTTGAAAGTTTGGCATTATTGCTTTGGGGCCCTCAAACAAGATCTTTCCCACCAGATTATATTGGTGGCCTAATCGACTTTGGAGCTTTCAAAATTTCCATGGTACAAATTATTGGCTTAGGCGTTTCTGTTGTGTTAATGTTAATTCTTAATGTAGTTATTAAGAAAACTAAAATTGGTAAGGCTATCCGCGCTGTATCCATGAGCACTGAAACGGCAGCTTTGTTGGGTATTAATCCAACCATGATTATATCTGTTACTGTTATGATTGCATCTGCCTTAGGTGCTGCTGCAGGCGTATTAGTAGGTTTGTCCTTTAATGCTATTGAGCCTACAATGGGCGTTATCATCGGCTTTAAAGGCCTTGCAGTGCTTATCTTAGGTGGCCTTGGTAATATTACAGGCGCTATGGTTGGCGGCTTCATTTTAGGCGTAGCAGAAATCTTCTCTGTTGCCTATGGCGCATCTACATTCCGTGATGCTGTGGCCTTTGGCCTCATCATCCTATTATTATTCTGGCGCCCACAAGGCTTGTTTGGTTCTAAAGATAAAGGGGGGAGACCATAA